The genomic window CGGCTTATCCCAGACGCTCACCGTCGCTGCCGCAGCCATAGACACGTTTTGTAAAGACCATGCCCGCTGCACAACGAAGACGTATACAGAACCCGTCCCCGCGACTCCAGAACAATGGGCCGCAGGTCGCGATACCGGGATCAGCTCCATGACAATCTATTCCGTCGTAATGGGTGTTCCCATCGACCGGGCGGACGTTCCGCACGATCCGGCTGATTTTGGTCGCTGCTATCGCCTGCTGCAACTCTTCCCTGCGTGGAAGAAACGACTGTTTCAGGTTGCCGAGCGTTATCCCGTCTGGGCTCCGATGGTTGTCGAATGGTCTGCGCTGGAGTTGCTCTACGAGGAAGCGCTGCGTACCAACTCTGGCGAAGCTCTCTACAAACGCCTTCAATCGTTGCGTAATTCAGCTGCCTGATCCGCTTCGAACGATTTACCCGCGTTGCTCAACATTGGCGCCCCTAAAGGGCGCCTTTTCATTCTTACGCATACCTTTTTACTTGGAGAAAATCTCATGGCCACCATGCAACTTCAGCATCCATCGAGGCCCCGCCCGCAGAACTGGCGCAAACTTCTACAGTCAGGCGACCAGGTCACATGGACAGACCCGGACAACGGTCTCTGCTCCCGCACCCTCACAATCCAGTGCATCCAGTACTTGCCCGGCGGCATCGTCCAGATCACCGATAATTTCGGCGGATATGTGGAAGCATACTTTCGCGAACTGTCCTGAAGTCGATGCATGCGGCAAATCCAGCAAATGCCGCAAATACCGCACGGGAGGCAGGCGCCCAATGTTCTCCGGTGGCCGGTGGCAAAAGCGCCAAAAACGTAGCAGTTGACTGTGGTATAAACGCAATATACCCGATATTGCAGGTAACTGTGCAGTCATCAGGTAAACGAGAATCAAATGGTCAGCCTTTGGGAAGCTGCCACAACCCAAAGGCTCGGGGTTTGTCGTATTCAACGCGTAACAGAGAGCAGCTGTATGCGGTGGGTAAAGAGGTATGACCATGAGCCATGCACTGGTGTTATTGGAGCAGGTAGCAGTTGAGGCACCGAAAGAGAAGATTGCACGATTGGCAAAAAGGGTTGAGTACCTAACCATAGTATCCGAGGAACAACATGCGCGAGCCATCCAGGCCGAATCCAGTTTGGCGATCGCGAATGCAAGGATCGAGCAATTGGCCACCGCAATCAATGGTCGGGGGGATACGGACATTCTTACTGTCGGCATTTTAAGGAACTGGTCGCGAGACAAACGACACACCTTTTGTCTCCATCTCCTGGGATCTGAATGGCTTCGGTCGACGATTGAGTCGGCGAAACGCGATGCATTCAGCGATGCGCTCGATCACATTCAAAAGCAACACAGGATTCACACCACCACTCATTGCTGCGATGTTATTCGCGCCCTGATGCCAAAGGAGCGAGTGTGACAGCGTGTGGAACCGTCAATGCTTCCCAGGAACATGGCAACATCTTCGTCGCGTTGGAAGAGGATGAAGAAGTAGAACAGGCCTTCAAGGAGAAATTCTCCTGCTCTCGAGATGAGATGTCATCGGCGCTCTCTATCGACGCGTCTCAGGGCAATTGCGTTGAACTGGATGCCTTCATGGAGAACTATCCTCTGGAGGGTGACGGCCTCGACTGGATACACAGTATCGCAGATGCTCGACGCCAACGAGCCAAAGACTTTCACGGCTTCTTGAATCACGAGATGCCCCAGGCTCATTTCAATTTACTTCTGCCCGCGCGGGACTATCAGGAGATGGCCGCGTCCATCTTGCAGCACTGTAAGACTCTCCTGCTGGGCGATACCGTAGGACTGGGCAAGACCGTTACTGCGATCTCTGCACTCAGCAATCCCAAACTCCATCCCGCGGTATATGTGACACAAACTCATCTGCCCCGCCAGGTCCGGGAATCGTTCGCGAAGTTTGCCCCTAAGCTGCGGACGCATATCGTTACCTCGGGCAAGCCGTCCAATCTGGGCTCCATCGGAGGAGTCGGTGGCTTCCCTGTCCCAGATATCGTCCTCATTTCGTACTCGACATTGCCGCGCTGGGCCCCCTACCTCGCCACGTTCGTCAAAACTGTCGTCTGGGATGAAGTGCAGGAACTGCGCCGCCCGACCTCCGCGCGATATCAAGCCGCCAAACTCCTCGCCGATGCAGCCGAATACCGGCTGGGGATGTCCGCCACCCCCATCTACAACTACGGCGGCGAGATCCACAACGTGATGAACGTCATCGCGCCCGGCGAACTCGGTTGCTGGGATGACTTCTATCATCGCTGGTGCACCGGCGGAAAAGCCAAACCGCAGCTGACAAGCCCCAAGCTGTTTGGGCAACATCTGCGGAACTCTGGTTTCTTTCTGCGCCGCACCCGCGAAGATGTTGGCCGCGAGCTCCCTCCATGCAGCTACGTGCTGCAGCCGGTCTCATCGGACCATAAGGAGCTGGAAAAGGTCACAGAGAGTTGCACAGAACTTGCCAAGGCCCTTCTCAGATCGACAGGCAGCGGCTTTGACAAGATGCGAGCGACCCAGGACTTCAACAACAAGCTGAGGCTTGCCACAGGACTCGCCAAGGCACCGTTCGTCGCAGAGTTTGTGCGCATGCTGATTGAGTCCGGAGAAAAGGTTGTTCTCTTTGGCTGGCACCACGCGGTCTATGACGTCTGGAAAACGAAATTTGCCGGCCTTCCCTTCCGCATGTATACCGGGACAGAATCAATCTCACAGAAAGAGTCCGCTAAGCGCGACTTTATCTCTGGCAATGCCAAGCTTTTGATTCTCTCGCTGCGTTCCGGTGTCGGTGTCGACGGCCTTCAGGACTCATGCCACCTGGTTGTCAAGGGTGAGACTGATTGGAGCCCGGGCGTTCACGAGCAGGCCATTGGAAGAGTGTGGCGCGATGGGCAAACCAAACCCGTCACCGTCTATTACATGCTTTCCGAAGAAGGCAGCGATCCCTACATGGCCGAGGTGCTCGACCTGAAGACCTTGCAAAGCACCGGCGTCTGCGACCCCACACGCAACATTGACGACAATCTGTTTCAGAACCTCGAGATCGACCCGAATCGAATCAAAGAGCTTGCCCGTCGCTACCTTGAGGCCAATGTCAGCCAACTGGATGATGCCGACCCCATCAGGGAGATCATTCGGGCGCCGATCGCCCCCCGGAAAACCGGCGCGTATGGGTTTCAAGAACTTGCATGTCGGGATCCTCAAGAGATCGAACGGCAGCGCGAGTACTACGCCGAAGACCCTCTCTGATCGTCCCTACTCGCGAACGGTATTACTTTTGCTAATATGTAAAGGGAGGGATTATGGAATCCGCACTCAGCGTCAAAGGCCAAGCAACCATACCAAAGTCGATTCGAGAGCACCTTCATCTCGAACCTGGCGATCGCATCAAGTTTTTTGTTCATCCGGACGGCACCGTGGTCATTCTTCCCAAGGTTCCGACCTCCACCTTGAAGGGGATTGTTCCCAAACAAAAGCGGCGGCGGGTCTCCCTCGAACAAATGGACAGCGCGATTGCAGAAGGCGCTATCGACGGAATGCACCGCAGGATGCGGCGGTGATTGGGCTCGATACAAATATCCTCGTCCGGTACCTCGCTCAGGATGATCCAATTCAGTCACCGCAAGCGACTCAGATCATCGAACTCCGCCT from Terriglobia bacterium includes these protein-coding regions:
- a CDS encoding DEAD/DEAH box helicase is translated as MTACGTVNASQEHGNIFVALEEDEEVEQAFKEKFSCSRDEMSSALSIDASQGNCVELDAFMENYPLEGDGLDWIHSIADARRQRAKDFHGFLNHEMPQAHFNLLLPARDYQEMAASILQHCKTLLLGDTVGLGKTVTAISALSNPKLHPAVYVTQTHLPRQVRESFAKFAPKLRTHIVTSGKPSNLGSIGGVGGFPVPDIVLISYSTLPRWAPYLATFVKTVVWDEVQELRRPTSARYQAAKLLADAAEYRLGMSATPIYNYGGEIHNVMNVIAPGELGCWDDFYHRWCTGGKAKPQLTSPKLFGQHLRNSGFFLRRTREDVGRELPPCSYVLQPVSSDHKELEKVTESCTELAKALLRSTGSGFDKMRATQDFNNKLRLATGLAKAPFVAEFVRMLIESGEKVVLFGWHHAVYDVWKTKFAGLPFRMYTGTESISQKESAKRDFISGNAKLLILSLRSGVGVDGLQDSCHLVVKGETDWSPGVHEQAIGRVWRDGQTKPVTVYYMLSEEGSDPYMAEVLDLKTLQSTGVCDPTRNIDDNLFQNLEIDPNRIKELARRYLEANVSQLDDADPIREIIRAPIAPRKTGAYGFQELACRDPQEIERQREYYAEDPL
- a CDS encoding type II toxin-antitoxin system PrlF family antitoxin encodes the protein MESALSVKGQATIPKSIREHLHLEPGDRIKFFVHPDGTVVILPKVPTSTLKGIVPKQKRRRVSLEQMDSAIAEGAIDGMHRRMRR